Proteins from a single region of Oryza brachyantha chromosome 6, ObraRS2, whole genome shotgun sequence:
- the LOC102711631 gene encoding beta-glucuronosyltransferase GlcAT14A-like yields the protein MMETKPPSPGSAAASAAGGAGHGYQRRWAAPLLASVLLSSLLISASLFFSSSRALLLSFSPLPSAASAEPLFVEAKLRQQQQQMRPGAPPRRAVPRIAYLVSGSAGDGAALRRTLRALYHPSNMYVVHLDLEAPATERSELAAAVRADPVYSRFRNVKVVTRANLVTYRGPTMVANTLHAAAILLREGGDWDWFINLSASDYPLVTQDDLLYLLSDLPRQLNFIEHTSDIGWKEYQRAKPVIIDPGLYSLQKSDVFWITEKRSVPTAFKLFTGSAWMMLTHQFIEYCIWGWDNLPRTVLMYYANFLSSPEGYFHTVICNVPEFRNTTVNHDLHFISWDNPPKQHPHYLTLNDFDGMVNSNAPFARKFGREDPVLDKIDQELLGREPDGFVAGGWMGLLNTTTGKGSFTVERVQDLRPGPGADRLKKLVTGLLTEEGFDDKHCL from the exons ATGATGGAGAcgaagccgccgtcgccggggtcagccgcggcgtcggcggcggggggagcGGGGCACGGGTACCAACGGAGGTGggcggcgccgctgctggCGTCCGTGCTGCTCTCGTCGCTCCTCATCTCGGCGtccctcttcttctcctcctcgcgcGCGCTGCTCCTCTCCTTCTCGCCGCTGCCCTCCGCGGCCTCCGCCGAGCCGCTTTTCGTCGAGGCCAAGctgcggcagcagcagcagcagatgcgGCCCGGGGCGCCCCCGCGCCGGGCCGTGCCGAGGATCGCCTATCTCGTGTCCGgctccgccggcgacggcgccgcgctGCGCCGGACGCTCAGGGCGCTCTACCACCCGTCGAACATGTACGTCGTCCACCTCGACCTGGAGGCCCCCGCCACCGAGCGctccgagctcgccgccgccgtgcgcgccgaCCCGGTCTACTCGCGGTTCCGCAACGTCAAGGTGGTCACCCGCGCCAACCTCGTCACCTACCGGGGCCCGACCATGGTGGCCAACACGCTGCACGCCGCGGCCATCCTGCTCCGCGAGGGTGGCGACTGGGACTGGTTCATCAACCTCTCCGCCTCTGACTACCCCCTCGTCACCCAGGACG ATCTGTTGTATTTGCTATCTGACTTGCCAAGGCAACTTAACTTTATTGAGCATACCAGTGACATAGGATGGAAGGA GTATCAGAGGGCAAAGCCAGTGATTATTGACCCTGGGCTATACAGCCTTCAGAAGTCCGACGTTTTCTGGATTACAGAGAAAAGAAGTGTTCCCACCGCATTCAAGCTCTTCACCG GCTCGGCGTGGATGATGCTTACTCATCAATTTATTGAATACTGTATATGGGGATGGGACAATCTTCCAAGGACCGTCCTGATGTATTATGCCAATTTTCTCTCTTCACCAGAGGGTTACTTCCACACGGTCATTTGCAATGTCCCAGAGTTCCGCAACACCACAGTCAATCATGATCTACATTTCATTTCTTGGGACAACCCACCAAAGCAACACCCTCATTACCTCACTCTCAATGATTTTGATGGTATGGTTAACAGCAATGCTCCCTTTGCAAGGAAGTTTGGAAGAGAAGATCCTGTACTAGACAAGATTGACCAGGAATTACTGGGCCGTGAACCTGATGGGTTTGTGGCTGGTGGATGGATGGGTCTATTGAACACTACAACAGGGAAAGGATCATTCACTGTGGAGCGCGTACAAGATCTCCGCCCGGGGCCTGGTGCAGACAGGCTAAAGAAACTTGTCACAGGCTTGCTTACCGAGGAAGGCTTTGATGACAAGCATTGCTTGTGA
- the LOC102712542 gene encoding NADP-dependent alkenal double bond reductase P2-like gives MEVESRYVAVRHHVEGFPSEDDFEVKKVKVRWTPESGEVLVRNLCLSMDPYQLNRMKRRSASHHAVDGIVPGERIESYGAGEVVASACDEYKEGDVVAGVLGWEDYTLFRPSPAVLMSKLAAAPSGDDLPLSHHLSALGTSGMTAYAGLYEVCRPERGEKVFVSAAAGSVGSLVGQFAKLAGCYVVGCAGTNAKVDLVKNKLGFDDAFNYKEEPDMRAALKRYFPDGIDIYFDNVGGETLEAALATMNTYGRVALCGVISEYTDAGGRRAAPDLLEVIYKRITIRGFFAWDFLARFGEFGGVVGDWIRRGKVQVVEDVSDGLESVPSAFTALFRGENIGKKIVKLA, from the exons ATGGAGGTGGAGAGCAGGTACGTCGCCGTGAGGCACCACGTGGAGGGGTTCCCGTCGGAGGACGACTTCGAGGTGAAGAAGGTGAAGGTGAGGTGGACGCCGGAGTCCGGCGAGGTGCTGGTCCGGAACCTGTGCCTGTCCATGGACCCTTACCAGCTCAACCGCATGAAGCGCCGCAGCGCGTCCCACCACGCCGTCGACGGCATCGTCCCTGGCGAG AGGATAGAGTCgtacggcgccggcgaggtggtggcgtCGGCGTGCGACGAGTACAAGGAGGGCGACGTGGTCGCCGGCGTGCTCGGGTGGGAGGACTACACCCTGTTCCGCCCGTCCCCCGCCGTGCTCATGTCCAagctcgccgcggcgccctCCGGCGACGACCTCCCCCTGTCGCACCACCTCAGCGCGCTAG GGACGAGCGGGATGACGGCGTACGCCGGGTTGTACGAGGTGTGCAGGCCGGAGCGAGGGGAGAAGGTGTTcgtgtcggcggcggcgggctccgTCGGCAGCCTCGTCGGCCAGTTCGCCAAGCTCGCCGGCTGCTACGTCGTCGGCTGCGCCGGCACCAACGCCAAG GTTGACCTGGTGAAAAATAAGCTTGGATTCGATGACGCTTTCAACTACAAAGAGGAGCCTGACATGAGGGCAGCACTGAAGAG ATACTTCCCCGACGGGATCGACATCTACTTCGAcaacgtcggcggcgagacgctggaggcggcgctggcgacCATGAACACCTACGGCCGCGTCGCCCTCTGCGGCGTCATCTCCGAGTAcaccgacgccggcggccgccgcgccgcgccggacCTGCTGGAGGTCATCTACAAGCGCATCACCATCAGGGGCTTCTTCGCCTGGGATTTCCTGGCGAGGTTCGGCGAGttcggcggcgtcgtcggggaCTGGATCCGTCGGGGAAAGGTCCAGGTGGTGGAGGACGTCTCCGACGGCCTCGAGAGCGTGCCGTCGGCTTTCACGGCGCTGTTCCGCGGCGAGAACATCGGCAAGAAGATCGTCAAGCTGGCATAG